One segment of Falco rusticolus isolate bFalRus1 chromosome 3, bFalRus1.pri, whole genome shotgun sequence DNA contains the following:
- the DECR1 gene encoding 2,4-dienoyl-CoA reductase, mitochondrial, which translates to MAAAVRLGRRGVRGGAAACFSGIRRFFSRGPNVLHQDSNAPQAAFFSPLQKAMLPPNTFQGKVAFITGGGTGIGKGMTTTLSSLGAVCVIASRKLDVLKGTAEEISSKTGNKVHAIQCDVREPVSVKNAVAELIQVAGHPDVVINNAAGNFISPSERLSANAWKTITDIVLNGTAFITLEIGKELIKVKKGAAFLAITTIYAESGSGFVLPSASAKAGVEAMSKSLAAEWGRYGMRFNVIQPGPIKTKGAFSRLDPTGSFEKKLIERIPCGRLGTVEEIANLAAYFCSDYASWVNGAVIRMDGGEYVSMAGEFNDLKKVTKEQWDMMEAMIRKTKGS; encoded by the exons tttttcagccGTGGGCCAAATGTGCTGCATCAAGACAGCAATGCACCGCAAGCTGCATTCTTTTCACCTCTTCAAAAAGCGATGTTGCCACCAAATACCTTTCAAGGGAAAGTGGCCTTTATAACTGGTGGAGGTACTGGGATTGGCAAAGGGATGACAACAACTTTGTCCAGTTTAGGTGCCGTGTGTGTTATAGCAAGCCG GAAGCTCGATGTTTTgaaaggaacagcagaagaaatttcttctaaaacagGCAATAAG GTTCATGCCATCCAGTGTGATGTGAGAGAGCCAGTTTCAGTTAAGAATGCTGTTGCCGAATTAATCCAAGTGGCAGGACATCCTGAT GTTGTGATAAACAATGCAGCTGGAAACTTTATTTCCCCTTCTGAACGACTTTCTGCTAATGCATGGAAAACAATAACTGATATTGTTCTTAATGGTACTGCTTTTATAACTCTGGAAATCGGAAAGGAGCtcattaaagtaaaaaaag GAGCAGCATTCCTGGCTATTACAACAATTTATGCAGAGAGTGGTTCAGGATTTGTGTTGCCAAGCGCCTCTGCCAAAGCTGGTGTAGAAGCAATGAGCAA GTCTCTTGCGGCTGAGTGGGGTAGATATGGCATGAGATTCAATGTGATTCAACCAGGTCCAATAAAAACAAAG GGTGCTTTTAGCCGCCTTGACCCGACAGGCTCATTTGAGAAGAAACTTATTGAGAGGATTCCCTGTGGTCGTCTGGGAACTGTAGAAGAAATAGCAAATCTTGCTGCCTATTTCTGCAGTGACTATGCAAGCTGGGTTAATGGAGCA GTTATTAGAATGGATGGTGGAGAATATGTTTCTATGGCAGGAGAATTCAATGATTTGAAGAAG gttaCCAAAGAGCAGTGGGATATGATGGAAGCAAtgattagaaaaacaaaaggctCTTAA